In Pygocentrus nattereri isolate fPygNat1 chromosome 26, fPygNat1.pri, whole genome shotgun sequence, one genomic interval encodes:
- the hemk1 gene encoding MTRF1L release factor glutamine methyltransferase isoform X2 — protein sequence MEPSEWRVCALFTLSCRAVGGAVGPPVDCSVTVEQAVSLWARLFQQHGISEPLLSSQYIIAHVLGKKTLHCVERSHLSDSLTDQQRENVWKLCTKRLTRMPLQYVIEEWDFRDLTLKMRPPVFIPRPETEELVSLVLEDLQTEWRGRTWPALRCLEVGCGTGAISLSLLHSVPQLKAIALDQSQEAVFLTKENASRLGLQGRLEVHHLDIIKDADLMVRDCSAVDVLVSNPPYLFTEDMESLQEEIIRFEDHSALDGGSDGMRVISQILTLAPKLLTKDGRVYLEVDPRHPALLKHLVEQRKLGLQYLETRYDFTNRPRFCILQRR from the exons ATGGAGCCGTCAGAgtggagagtgtgt GCATTGTTCACATTGTCCTGCAGAGCTGTAGGCGGCGCTGTTGGCCCTCCTGTAGACTGCAGTGTGACAGTAGAGCAGGCAGTTAGTTTGTGGGCTCGACTCTTCCAGCAGCACGGCATCTCTGAACCCCTCCTTTCCAGCCAGTACATCATAGCTCATGTGCTTGGAAAGAAAACA ctgcactgtgtgGAGAGGAGTCATCTCAGTGACAGTCTGACTGACCAGCAGAGGGAGAATGTGTGGAAACTGTGTACCAAGCGCCTCACAAG gaTGCCACTGCAGTATGTAATTGAAGAGTGGGACTTTAGGGACctgactctgaagatgagacctCCAGTGTTTATCCCACGCCCCGAAACAGAG GAGCTGGTTAGTTTGGTGTTGGAGGATCTCCAGACAGAGTGGAGGGGCAGGACGTGGCCTGCTTTAAGATGCCTAGAGGTGGGCTGTGGAACGGGCGCAATATCTCTTAGCTTACTGCACAGCGTACCACAG CTCAAGGCTATTGCATTGGACCAAAGCCAGGAAGCAGTTTTCCTAACGAAGGAAAATGCAAGCAG ACTGGGACTCCAGGGCAGACTGGAAGTGCATCATTTAGATATTATAAAGG ATGCAGATTTGATGGTGAGAGACTGCAGTGCTGTTGATGTGCTGGTTAGCAACCCCCCCTACCTATTCACGGAGGATATGGAGTCTCTGCAAGAAGAGATCATCAG ATTTGAAGACCATTCAGCACTGGATGGGGGTTCAGATGGCATGAGAGTAATAAGTCAGATTCTGACTCTAGCACCCAAACTCCTCACAAAGGACGG TCGTGTGTATTTGGAGGTGGATCCACGCCATCCTGCCCTGCTAAAGCATCTGGTAGAGCAGAGGAAGCTAGGATTGCAGTATCTGGAAACACGCTATGATTTCACAAACAG GCCACGATTCTGCATCCTACAGAGAAGATGA
- the hemk1 gene encoding MTRF1L release factor glutamine methyltransferase isoform X1, which yields MNSIVKRVIHRIRRNISSQQALFTLSCRAVGGAVGPPVDCSVTVEQAVSLWARLFQQHGISEPLLSSQYIIAHVLGKKTLHCVERSHLSDSLTDQQRENVWKLCTKRLTRMPLQYVIEEWDFRDLTLKMRPPVFIPRPETEELVSLVLEDLQTEWRGRTWPALRCLEVGCGTGAISLSLLHSVPQLKAIALDQSQEAVFLTKENASRLGLQGRLEVHHLDIIKDADLMVRDCSAVDVLVSNPPYLFTEDMESLQEEIIRFEDHSALDGGSDGMRVISQILTLAPKLLTKDGRVYLEVDPRHPALLKHLVEQRKLGLQYLETRYDFTNRPRFCILQRR from the exons ATGAATAGCATTGTCAAACGTGTTATTCACCGGATTAGAAGAAACATTTCTAGTCAGCAG GCATTGTTCACATTGTCCTGCAGAGCTGTAGGCGGCGCTGTTGGCCCTCCTGTAGACTGCAGTGTGACAGTAGAGCAGGCAGTTAGTTTGTGGGCTCGACTCTTCCAGCAGCACGGCATCTCTGAACCCCTCCTTTCCAGCCAGTACATCATAGCTCATGTGCTTGGAAAGAAAACA ctgcactgtgtgGAGAGGAGTCATCTCAGTGACAGTCTGACTGACCAGCAGAGGGAGAATGTGTGGAAACTGTGTACCAAGCGCCTCACAAG gaTGCCACTGCAGTATGTAATTGAAGAGTGGGACTTTAGGGACctgactctgaagatgagacctCCAGTGTTTATCCCACGCCCCGAAACAGAG GAGCTGGTTAGTTTGGTGTTGGAGGATCTCCAGACAGAGTGGAGGGGCAGGACGTGGCCTGCTTTAAGATGCCTAGAGGTGGGCTGTGGAACGGGCGCAATATCTCTTAGCTTACTGCACAGCGTACCACAG CTCAAGGCTATTGCATTGGACCAAAGCCAGGAAGCAGTTTTCCTAACGAAGGAAAATGCAAGCAG ACTGGGACTCCAGGGCAGACTGGAAGTGCATCATTTAGATATTATAAAGG ATGCAGATTTGATGGTGAGAGACTGCAGTGCTGTTGATGTGCTGGTTAGCAACCCCCCCTACCTATTCACGGAGGATATGGAGTCTCTGCAAGAAGAGATCATCAG ATTTGAAGACCATTCAGCACTGGATGGGGGTTCAGATGGCATGAGAGTAATAAGTCAGATTCTGACTCTAGCACCCAAACTCCTCACAAAGGACGG TCGTGTGTATTTGGAGGTGGATCCACGCCATCCTGCCCTGCTAAAGCATCTGGTAGAGCAGAGGAAGCTAGGATTGCAGTATCTGGAAACACGCTATGATTTCACAAACAG GCCACGATTCTGCATCCTACAGAGAAGATGA
- the hemk1 gene encoding MTRF1L release factor glutamine methyltransferase isoform X3 yields the protein MNSIVKRVIHRIRRNISSQQLHCVERSHLSDSLTDQQRENVWKLCTKRLTRMPLQYVIEEWDFRDLTLKMRPPVFIPRPETEELVSLVLEDLQTEWRGRTWPALRCLEVGCGTGAISLSLLHSVPQLKAIALDQSQEAVFLTKENASRLGLQGRLEVHHLDIIKDADLMVRDCSAVDVLVSNPPYLFTEDMESLQEEIIRFEDHSALDGGSDGMRVISQILTLAPKLLTKDGRVYLEVDPRHPALLKHLVEQRKLGLQYLETRYDFTNRPRFCILQRR from the exons ATGAATAGCATTGTCAAACGTGTTATTCACCGGATTAGAAGAAACATTTCTAGTCAGCAG ctgcactgtgtgGAGAGGAGTCATCTCAGTGACAGTCTGACTGACCAGCAGAGGGAGAATGTGTGGAAACTGTGTACCAAGCGCCTCACAAG gaTGCCACTGCAGTATGTAATTGAAGAGTGGGACTTTAGGGACctgactctgaagatgagacctCCAGTGTTTATCCCACGCCCCGAAACAGAG GAGCTGGTTAGTTTGGTGTTGGAGGATCTCCAGACAGAGTGGAGGGGCAGGACGTGGCCTGCTTTAAGATGCCTAGAGGTGGGCTGTGGAACGGGCGCAATATCTCTTAGCTTACTGCACAGCGTACCACAG CTCAAGGCTATTGCATTGGACCAAAGCCAGGAAGCAGTTTTCCTAACGAAGGAAAATGCAAGCAG ACTGGGACTCCAGGGCAGACTGGAAGTGCATCATTTAGATATTATAAAGG ATGCAGATTTGATGGTGAGAGACTGCAGTGCTGTTGATGTGCTGGTTAGCAACCCCCCCTACCTATTCACGGAGGATATGGAGTCTCTGCAAGAAGAGATCATCAG ATTTGAAGACCATTCAGCACTGGATGGGGGTTCAGATGGCATGAGAGTAATAAGTCAGATTCTGACTCTAGCACCCAAACTCCTCACAAAGGACGG TCGTGTGTATTTGGAGGTGGATCCACGCCATCCTGCCCTGCTAAAGCATCTGGTAGAGCAGAGGAAGCTAGGATTGCAGTATCTGGAAACACGCTATGATTTCACAAACAG GCCACGATTCTGCATCCTACAGAGAAGATGA
- the cish gene encoding cytokine-inducible SH2-containing protein, with amino-acid sequence MILCVQGPRALLPDSQTQVVPLGVSVISSSSPRCLHNATKIWDPSKDLRAIASTFCYLDASGWYWGAITAGEAHSVLQGALEGTFLVRDSSHPLYMLTLSVKTGRGPTNVRIEYSQGCFRLDSSSPARTRLLSFPDVPSLVQHYVGSRRGKEVSEEDEKDSKVTPVPKECAVLLKLKRPLHRPQAFPSLQHLTRLAINRYTTCPENLPLPRPILQYLQDYPFQL; translated from the exons ATGATTCTCTGCGTTCAAGG TCCAAGAGCACTGTTGCCAGACTCTCAAACTCAGGTGGTTCCTCTTGGGGTGTCTGtcatctcttcctcttctccaaGATGTCTTCACAATGCCACCAAGATATGGGACCCCTCCAAAGATCTGCGTGCCATTGCCAGCACATTCTGTTATCTAGATGCATCag ggtgGTACTGGGGCGCCATCACTGCTGGCGAGGCCCATTCGGTCCTTCAGGGGGCACTGGAGGGCACGTTCCTGGTGAGAGATAGCAGCCACCCGCTCTACATGTTGACTTTGTCTGTCAAAACGGGGCGCGGGCCTACCAACGTCCGCATTGAGTATAGCCAGGGATGCTTCCGTCTGGACTCCAGCTCCCCAGCCAGAACCAGGCTGCTCTCCTTTCCTGACGTACCCAGCCTCGTGCAGCACTATGTGGGCTccaggagagggaaagaggtgTCCGAGGAGGACGAGAAGGATTCCAAAGTGACTCCGGTGCCTAAGGAATGTGCGGTGCTACTAAAGCTGAAACGTCCACTCCACCGTCCCCAAGCTTTCCCCTCTTTGCAACATCTCACACGCTTGGCCATCAACAGATATACAACCTGCCCAGAAAACCTGCCTCTACCTAGGCCAATACTCCAATACCTACAGGACTACCCTTTCCAACTCTGA